In Candidatus Bathyarchaeota archaeon, one genomic interval encodes:
- a CDS encoding transketolase gives MDYVEFIQNKANLLRLHSLRSTAKAKSGHPTSCLSCAEIVATLYFKIMRFDPSKIDYLDNDEFILSKGHAAPVLYAALAEAGVIPKEKIMTLRELSSELEGHPVPRVKGIRVATGSLGQGLSIGLGMAYAKRLLGIDRRVYVLLGDGEMAEGSVWESINYAGKLGLSNITAILDMNRLGQSGPTMYEWNSKEYAERIQSFGWNVSTCDGHDVQDLIEKLEESKRSDKPSFIIAKTVKGKGVKFLENVEGRHGTPLSQEELEKAEKEITPMIWEAEMQPENHIKANMQVEKRIQVFPVQANYQIGDMVATREAFGKALVKLGELNSRMIVLDGDVKNSTFTTYFFEKFPERSLQCYIAEQNMIGIAVGLQTHGFDVFLSTFACFLTRAFDQIRMASYSRANLKIVGSHAGVSIGEDGPSQMGLEDLAMFRSIINSIVLYPCDAVSTEKLTGLMTSHDGISYLRTTRPKTPVIYSNDEEFRIGGSKVLRQSKKDKATIVAAGITVHEALKAYEKLRAEGLNVRVIDCYSIKPLDRENLRKAFEETRHVITVEDHYPEGGLGEAVASAGVMPHILAVRKMPHSGKPQELLAEQGIDCDGIVRAVKEILE, from the coding sequence ATGGACTATGTCGAATTCATACAGAATAAGGCAAATTTGCTAAGGCTTCACAGTTTAAGATCAACTGCAAAAGCAAAATCAGGCCATCCGACCAGCTGCCTATCATGTGCAGAAATAGTAGCGACCCTTTACTTCAAAATAATGAGATTTGATCCGAGTAAAATAGACTACCTAGACAATGACGAGTTCATATTGTCTAAGGGGCACGCAGCACCCGTACTCTACGCTGCTTTAGCAGAAGCTGGCGTGATACCGAAAGAGAAGATCATGACGTTAAGAGAGTTATCATCTGAATTGGAAGGTCATCCGGTTCCAAGAGTAAAGGGGATAAGAGTTGCAACTGGATCCTTAGGACAGGGATTATCGATCGGGTTGGGTATGGCTTATGCTAAAAGGCTTCTCGGAATCGATAGAAGGGTCTACGTGCTTTTGGGGGACGGAGAGATGGCTGAGGGATCGGTGTGGGAGTCGATAAACTATGCGGGGAAACTTGGACTCTCAAACATTACAGCGATACTTGATATGAATAGGCTGGGTCAGAGTGGACCGACAATGTATGAATGGAACTCGAAAGAATATGCGGAAAGGATACAAAGCTTCGGTTGGAATGTGTCGACTTGTGATGGGCATGATGTTCAAGATCTCATCGAGAAACTTGAGGAATCAAAAAGGTCGGATAAACCTTCATTCATCATCGCTAAGACGGTAAAGGGTAAGGGCGTAAAATTTTTGGAGAACGTTGAGGGCAGGCATGGAACACCTCTGAGTCAGGAGGAGCTTGAAAAGGCCGAAAAGGAGATTACGCCAATGATATGGGAGGCTGAGATGCAACCGGAAAACCATATTAAGGCTAACATGCAAGTTGAGAAAAGGATTCAAGTTTTCCCAGTCCAGGCCAATTACCAGATTGGCGACATGGTGGCAACGAGGGAAGCGTTTGGGAAAGCGCTTGTAAAGCTTGGAGAATTAAATAGTAGGATGATTGTTCTCGACGGGGACGTAAAGAACTCGACATTCACAACCTACTTCTTTGAAAAATTCCCAGAAAGGAGCCTACAATGCTACATTGCTGAACAGAATATGATCGGGATTGCAGTGGGCCTTCAGACCCACGGATTCGATGTCTTTCTATCAACATTCGCATGCTTCCTGACAAGGGCGTTCGACCAGATAAGGATGGCATCATACTCAAGAGCAAACCTAAAAATCGTGGGGTCCCATGCCGGGGTCTCAATAGGCGAAGATGGACCCTCACAAATGGGCCTAGAGGACTTAGCCATGTTCCGCTCAATAATAAACAGTATCGTTCTTTATCCATGCGATGCTGTTAGCACAGAGAAGCTAACAGGGCTTATGACAAGTCATGATGGAATCTCATACTTAAGAACTACAAGACCGAAAACACCAGTCATATATAGCAATGATGAAGAATTCAGGATTGGCGGCTCAAAAGTTCTGCGGCAGAGCAAAAAAGATAAAGCCACAATCGTCGCCGCAGGCATAACAGTCCACGAGGCCCTGAAGGCATATGAGAAATTGAGGGCTGAAGGATTGAATGTCAGGGTCATTGACTGTTATTCCATAAAGCCTCTGGACAGAGAAAACCTGAGAAAAGCATTTGAAGAGACGAGACACGTCATAACTGTTGAGGATCACTATCCGGAAGGGGGACTTGGAGAGGCCGTAGCCTCAGCAGGCGTAATGCCCCATATACTTGCAGTCAGAAAAATGCCGCATTCCGGCAAGCCTCAAGAGCTCTTGGCTGAGCAGGGAATCGACTGCGACGGCATAGTTAGGGCCGTGAAAGAGATTCTGGAGTAG
- a CDS encoding uroporphyrinogen decarboxylase family protein, giving the protein MNRFDCVLSAILHEEPHVTPQSIGFTNEMARAKFVPFLQTTMPPKGVELESEVSRAVCEITAAGLKKIDDALKIAEFMDNFIIWVGGGGFRIKRTIETGSEWNIIEWETGAKWRVGTSKIVWARQYIDYPVKNEDDLESLELPDPDDPSRYEGIEKAIKYVVERGFFPSCDINGFFSGVWYFLRGPLEVSLRDMYQRREFFKKLIAKMGEFNLKAEKNLLERGAMMIGWPDDLGYRQGPFMNPKLYEEIIYPWHVKAIELAHKYGAFVNMHSHGKIDSLVPLFVKAGLDVLNPIGPTDNMNLQALKDDYGDRLCLLGGLSKNIGLMGADELREHLLDRLRIGSPGGGFILGSEGDIPVEMSLENFELFINLSKKYRRNRPNP; this is encoded by the coding sequence ATGAATAGATTTGATTGCGTTTTATCCGCTATACTTCATGAGGAACCACATGTGACACCCCAATCGATCGGCTTCACAAACGAGATGGCGCGCGCGAAGTTTGTTCCCTTCTTACAGACAACTATGCCTCCAAAGGGTGTGGAGCTTGAGAGTGAGGTTAGTAGAGCAGTCTGCGAAATAACTGCGGCAGGCCTCAAGAAGATCGATGATGCATTGAAGATAGCTGAGTTTATGGATAACTTTATAATATGGGTTGGCGGCGGCGGGTTCCGGATAAAGAGGACGATTGAGACGGGGTCTGAATGGAATATTATAGAGTGGGAGACAGGGGCAAAATGGAGGGTTGGAACATCCAAAATCGTATGGGCACGCCAATATATAGATTACCCGGTAAAGAATGAGGATGACTTAGAGAGTCTAGAGCTTCCAGACCCAGATGACCCGTCAAGATATGAAGGCATCGAAAAGGCCATAAAGTATGTTGTTGAAAGAGGATTCTTCCCATCATGTGACATAAACGGGTTCTTCTCGGGGGTCTGGTATTTTCTTAGAGGCCCACTAGAAGTCTCCCTCAGGGATATGTATCAACGAAGGGAGTTCTTCAAGAAGCTGATCGCAAAAATGGGCGAGTTCAATTTGAAGGCTGAGAAGAATCTGCTTGAAAGGGGCGCAATGATGATAGGATGGCCCGATGACCTAGGGTATAGACAGGGGCCGTTCATGAATCCAAAGCTTTACGAAGAGATAATTTATCCCTGGCATGTAAAGGCTATAGAACTGGCCCACAAGTATGGCGCATTTGTGAATATGCATAGCCATGGAAAAATCGATAGCTTGGTCCCATTATTTGTGAAAGCCGGATTGGACGTTTTGAACCCTATAGGCCCCACTGACAACATGAACCTACAAGCATTGAAGGATGATTATGGAGACAGGCTATGCCTACTGGGCGGTCTAAGCAAGAATATTGGGCTTATGGGAGCGGATGAATTGAGAGAGCATCTTCTTGACAGACTCAGAATTGGTTCTCCAGGCGGAGGATTCATACTGGGCTCCGAAGGCGACATACCAGTTGAGATGAGCCTAGAAAATTTTGAGCTCTTCATTAATCTAAGCAAGAAGTATCGAAGGAATAGGCCTAATCCTTGA
- a CDS encoding rhamnogalacturonan lyase encodes MTKNKSAGKVCGLICSLLIALTLNLDLIATMRLTASQNGRLINIILADSALSTSTRVMERLGRGLIAIYLGGGKVYVSWRLLGTDPSNIAFNLYRRTSDGSVIKVNSAPIVNTTDFTDSNVNIDLSPTYFVRPIIGGIEREASPEASVIKSNSISIPLSQDARNFQGQVQGTRMIGVGDLDGDGEYDFVVKRGDQDIDPSQSTAPIETYKLEGYLRDGTFLWRVDLGPNIRPGIWYSPFIVFDLDCDGRAEVATKIGEGAEILTSDGKLIRIGDVNGDGRTNYANTEGRALEGPEFFVILDGLTGRILAMENWIERGSVSDWGDSYGNRCDRHLMGVAYLDGYMPSLLIMRGTYTKMYIDAWNWRNGTLTKVWRWYKPSGGGGFHNIRVGDIDGDGKDEIVYGSIAVDHNGATMWETGEGHGDRMHMTDIDPTRPGLEIWYVQEAAPNYGMHLRDARNGSLIWGIRETRNTDVGRGLAADIDPRHYGLECWASVGNLYNAKGQNIGTRPAVCNFAIWWDGDLLREHLDATTIAKWNYLGGAMNTIFTAPKGDVGSRNAPMGYGDILGDWREEVWYGGSREFIIYITTTPAETRMTTLMHDSDYRTSVACETMGYMQATQPSFYIGAVQPETRPDGPSLPLMEIVIAAVAVSAVSVAVILRMRKRL; translated from the coding sequence ATGACTAAAAACAAATCTGCTGGGAAAGTATGCGGATTGATATGCAGCCTTCTAATCGCTCTGACCTTGAATCTCGACTTGATTGCAACAATGAGGTTAACAGCCAGTCAAAATGGCAGGTTGATAAATATTATACTTGCAGATTCCGCCTTATCCACAAGCACACGCGTCATGGAGAGGCTTGGAAGGGGGCTTATCGCGATCTATTTGGGTGGAGGAAAAGTCTATGTGAGCTGGCGCCTCTTAGGAACAGATCCTTCAAACATCGCATTCAACCTTTATAGAAGGACCAGCGACGGAAGCGTAATAAAAGTTAACAGCGCACCAATTGTTAACACAACGGATTTCACAGATTCAAATGTCAATATAGATCTCTCTCCAACCTACTTTGTCCGTCCAATAATAGGCGGCATTGAGCGTGAGGCAAGCCCCGAAGCAAGTGTCATTAAAAGCAACTCAATCTCTATTCCTCTAAGCCAAGATGCAAGGAACTTTCAAGGTCAAGTTCAAGGAACCCGCATGATTGGCGTGGGTGACCTCGATGGGGACGGGGAATACGATTTCGTGGTAAAGAGGGGTGATCAAGATATAGACCCCTCACAAAGTACTGCACCAATCGAAACCTACAAGCTTGAGGGATATCTAAGGGACGGCACATTTCTTTGGAGAGTCGATTTGGGACCAAATATTAGGCCGGGAATATGGTACTCGCCCTTCATCGTTTTTGATCTTGACTGCGATGGAAGGGCTGAAGTTGCAACAAAGATTGGCGAGGGCGCTGAGATCCTCACCTCAGACGGCAAGCTTATCAGGATAGGGGATGTTAACGGTGATGGAAGAACAAACTACGCGAATACCGAAGGAAGAGCTTTGGAAGGCCCAGAATTCTTTGTGATCCTCGACGGGCTTACTGGGCGCATACTCGCAATGGAAAATTGGATTGAGCGGGGAAGCGTAAGCGACTGGGGCGATAGTTACGGAAACCGTTGCGATAGACACCTAATGGGCGTCGCCTATTTAGATGGTTACATGCCAAGCCTCCTCATCATGCGCGGCACATACACTAAAATGTATATCGATGCGTGGAACTGGAGAAACGGAACGCTAACAAAAGTTTGGAGATGGTACAAGCCCTCAGGCGGCGGCGGATTTCACAATATACGTGTAGGCGACATTGACGGTGACGGAAAAGACGAGATAGTATATGGAAGCATCGCCGTAGATCATAACGGTGCAACCATGTGGGAGACAGGTGAAGGGCATGGAGACAGAATGCACATGACCGATATCGACCCGACACGCCCAGGACTAGAGATATGGTACGTCCAGGAGGCAGCGCCAAACTATGGTATGCACCTTAGAGATGCGCGAAACGGATCGCTGATATGGGGAATAAGGGAGACAAGAAATACCGATGTGGGACGCGGGTTGGCAGCTGACATTGATCCACGCCATTACGGGCTGGAATGCTGGGCATCAGTTGGCAATCTTTACAACGCTAAGGGGCAGAACATAGGAACGAGGCCCGCTGTTTGCAACTTCGCCATATGGTGGGATGGAGATCTCTTGAGGGAGCACTTGGACGCTACAACGATCGCGAAGTGGAATTATCTCGGGGGTGCAATGAATACGATCTTTACCGCTCCGAAAGGCGATGTGGGATCAAGAAATGCCCCGATGGGTTACGGAGACATCCTAGGAGACTGGCGTGAAGAAGTCTGGTATGGCGGTAGTAGGGAATTCATCATATACATAACTACTACTCCCGCTGAGACTAGAATGACGACACTGATGCATGACTCAGACTACAGAACAAGCGTCGCATGTGAGACAATGGGATACATGCAGGCTACACAGCCAAGTTTCTATATAGGCGCAGTCCAGCCTGAGACCCGCCCTGATGGGCCATCATTGCCTTTAATGGAGATAGTTATAGCTGCTGTTGCGGTCTCCGCTGTCTCCGTGGCTGTGATCTTAAGGATGAGGAAACGGCTCTGA
- a CDS encoding DUF362 domain-containing protein produces the protein MSEVVVLRGDDPVKMVEEALGKLGADKAFGQEEKILIKPNYINDRPPSTGVTTDARVIEGVVKFLSERGFRNMVIGEGSGLSDTMRAYKVAGVDEVAKKWNVELIDLNHDEYIIADVPDPLALEKVRISKTALNCAVISVPKLKLHRAAGVTLSLKNLMGVVQPKQQIHNHLHEKIADLASLLKPRLAVIDGIVGCEGYELAEKPVKMDLIIAGLDPVAVDTISALIMGFDPKKVRHIALAAKKGLGICDPNNIRVIGEPVEKVRKEFKPSFSHHIISRLV, from the coding sequence ATGTCTGAGGTTGTTGTTCTACGTGGCGACGATCCAGTCAAGATGGTTGAAGAGGCTTTAGGAAAATTGGGCGCGGATAAGGCCTTCGGACAGGAGGAAAAAATTCTGATAAAACCCAATTACATTAACGATCGGCCACCATCCACGGGGGTAACGACTGACGCTAGAGTTATAGAGGGTGTTGTCAAGTTCTTGTCCGAAAGAGGCTTCAGAAATATGGTGATAGGTGAGGGAAGCGGTTTATCGGATACTATGAGAGCGTATAAGGTTGCTGGTGTTGATGAAGTCGCGAAGAAGTGGAATGTTGAACTTATAGACTTAAACCATGACGAGTATATAATTGCTGATGTCCCAGATCCATTAGCTCTTGAAAAGGTTAGAATCAGTAAGACTGCCCTTAACTGCGCAGTAATCAGCGTCCCTAAACTTAAGCTTCATAGGGCTGCTGGGGTAACCTTAAGTCTAAAAAATCTCATGGGTGTCGTCCAGCCAAAGCAGCAGATACATAATCACCTGCATGAAAAAATAGCGGATCTCGCTTCGCTCTTAAAACCCAGACTCGCAGTGATAGATGGTATAGTCGGATGCGAGGGATACGAATTAGCGGAAAAACCAGTAAAAATGGATCTCATTATCGCAGGGTTAGATCCTGTGGCAGTCGACACTATAAGCGCACTTATCATGGGATTCGATCCTAAAAAAGTGAGACATATTGCACTAGCCGCCAAGAAGGGATTGGGGATCTGCGACCCCAATAACATACGGGTGATTGGCGAACCAGTAGAAAAAGTCAGAAAAGAGTTCAAGCCTTCCTTTTCCCATCATATCATATCAAGACTTGTTTAA
- a CDS encoding transcription initiation factor IIB, whose protein sequence is MSLEKRSSISGSIKEIQRCPECGGIRLMRDYESAEVVCMECGFVVDMKIADHGPEWRAFDNEQREKRARAGAPVTFTIHDKGLSTMIDWHDRDIYGKKLDAGQKAQIYRLRKWQRRIRVSDAMERNLAFALSEITKIANNLSLPKNIFETASVIYRKAVKERLIRGRSIQGISAASVYIACRQCGLARTLDEIAKSSNISRREVGRSYRFLVKELGYLIPPVKAHQYVSKFSNQLTMQGKVEEIANKILTAAKTLKLTSGRGPTGIAAAASYIASVLVGERRTQREIAEIAKVTEVTIRNRYKELVEHLLFVMEL, encoded by the coding sequence ATGAGCTTAGAAAAAAGATCCTCAATTTCAGGAAGTATTAAGGAGATTCAGAGGTGCCCAGAATGCGGCGGAATCAGACTAATGAGAGATTATGAGTCCGCAGAAGTCGTATGCATGGAATGCGGCTTTGTCGTAGACATGAAGATCGCTGACCATGGACCCGAATGGCGAGCATTTGACAATGAACAGAGAGAAAAAAGGGCCAGAGCAGGCGCCCCAGTCACATTCACAATTCATGATAAAGGACTCTCTACGATGATCGATTGGCATGACCGAGACATTTATGGAAAAAAGCTGGATGCAGGGCAAAAAGCACAGATTTACAGGCTGAGAAAGTGGCAACGAAGGATAAGGGTTTCCGATGCAATGGAAAGAAACCTTGCGTTTGCTCTCTCAGAAATAACAAAGATAGCAAACAACCTCTCGTTGCCTAAGAATATATTTGAGACGGCCTCCGTAATATATCGCAAAGCCGTTAAGGAACGACTTATCCGTGGAAGATCGATACAGGGAATCAGCGCAGCATCCGTTTATATAGCCTGCAGGCAGTGCGGACTTGCAAGAACCCTTGACGAGATAGCCAAGTCATCGAATATAAGTAGAAGAGAAGTTGGGCGAAGCTACCGGTTTCTCGTGAAGGAACTGGGATACCTCATACCTCCAGTTAAGGCGCATCAATATGTATCAAAATTCTCCAATCAGCTTACCATGCAAGGGAAGGTGGAGGAGATTGCGAATAAGATTTTGACGGCTGCAAAAACTCTTAAACTCACCTCAGGTAGGGGTCCAACTGGAATCGCAGCAGCTGCAAGTTACATAGCATCGGTTCTTGTCGGCGAACGGAGAACACAGAGGGAAATAGCTGAGATCGCGAAGGTGACTGAGGTAACCATCAGGAACAGGTATAAGGAACTCGTTGAACACTTGTTATTCGTGATGGAACTATAA
- a CDS encoding Gar1/Naf1 family protein, whose amino-acid sequence MRRIGRVLHIGPSGKAIVKADRIPRIGDIVVDEKKRRVGVVSDIIGPTCSPYVEVDVKIKKPENLVEKVLHVLPQSKESVKGRRK is encoded by the coding sequence TTGAGGAGAATCGGACGAGTCCTTCACATCGGTCCGAGCGGGAAAGCCATCGTGAAAGCCGACAGGATTCCGCGTATTGGCGATATAGTTGTTGATGAAAAGAAGAGACGAGTCGGCGTAGTTTCCGACATTATTGGTCCGACATGCTCACCCTACGTCGAAGTAGATGTGAAAATTAAGAAGCCGGAAAACCTTGTAGAGAAAGTTTTGCATGTTTTGCCTCAATCAAAAGAGTCTGTGAAGGGAAGAAGGAAATGA
- a CDS encoding signal recognition particle protein Srp19 (binds to 7S RNA to mediate binding of the signal recognition particle protein Srp54) yields the protein MRRRDAVIIWPSYFDANLTRSEGRRIPRGLSINSPTLSMLEKAVRNLDYKYTLVADAAHPRLPWKRTGFILVNGARRKSQILREIAKNLSKEAHI from the coding sequence ATGAGAAGACGGGACGCCGTCATCATCTGGCCTTCTTATTTCGATGCGAATCTAACAAGATCTGAAGGAAGAAGAATCCCCAGAGGATTAAGCATAAATTCGCCTACATTATCTATGCTTGAGAAGGCTGTTAGGAATCTTGACTATAAATACACTCTTGTCGCGGATGCCGCACACCCCAGGCTTCCATGGAAAAGGACAGGCTTCATCCTAGTCAATGGGGCGAGGCGGAAAAGCCAAATCCTTAGAGAGATCGCGAAGAATCTCTCAAAAGAAGCTCACATATGA
- a CDS encoding 30S ribosomal protein S8e: MSVWHGDLHKKKAGGGRRKPYRKKRKFETGSFPTETTIGEEERKKDRRRGGNTKVRVVSARWVNVSDPSTGRTEKAEIKRVLRNPANAEYNRRGVITKGTIIETSLGTAQVTSRPGQSGVINAVLINKSEAG; encoded by the coding sequence TTGTCAGTGTGGCATGGAGATCTACATAAAAAGAAGGCAGGAGGAGGAAGAAGAAAGCCGTATAGGAAGAAGAGAAAGTTTGAGACAGGATCCTTCCCAACCGAGACTACTATCGGGGAAGAAGAAAGGAAGAAAGACCGCAGAAGGGGTGGAAACACCAAAGTCCGTGTTGTAAGCGCAAGATGGGTGAATGTCTCGGATCCGTCGACGGGCAGAACAGAGAAGGCAGAGATAAAGAGAGTGCTAAGAAATCCGGCCAACGCCGAGTACAATAGAAGAGGCGTAATAACGAAGGGAACAATTATAGAGACGAGTCTTGGAACAGCCCAAGTTACTTCGAGACCCGGCCAATCCGGCGTTATAAACGCCGTATTGATTAACAAGTCAGAGGCAGGATGA